A window of Staphylococcus sp. 17KM0847 contains these coding sequences:
- the mqo gene encoding malate dehydrogenase (quinone), which produces MNNLHNKTDVVLIGGGIMSATLGTLLKELQPDWDINVFERLGKCAEESSNAWNNAGTGHSALCELNYTSERPDGTMDITKAIKINEQFQVSKQFWSYLVRNGQLPEPEAFIRSVPHMSFVMGTENVQFLKNRVKALQENVLFSGMDISDDPETLKRWVPLIMEGRQNTTTPIAATRDNSGTDVNFGDLTSQLLSQLEARGGAVHYEHEVLDLKQHKDKTWTVKIRDIQADKVFTVVSRFVFIGAGGASLPLLQKTGIPESKHIGGFPVSGLFLVCKNPDVIAKHHAKVYGKAKVGAPPMSVPHLDTRYIDGERTLLFGPFAGFSPKFLKQGSYFDLVKSVKPNNLVTMLAAGAKEMGLTKYLVQQLMLSNDERMDDLREFVPNAKNEDWEVVVAGQRVQVIKDTDDKGKGTLQFGTEVITSQDGTLAALLGASPGASTAVAVMLDILQRSFVNDFPKWESHIKEMIPSFGKQLTDDQELFKQLNDEVSQYLHLDKTGTLLS; this is translated from the coding sequence ATGAATAACTTACATAACAAGACAGATGTTGTACTTATCGGTGGCGGTATTATGAGTGCTACGCTAGGTACGTTGCTAAAAGAGTTACAACCAGACTGGGATATTAATGTTTTTGAGCGCCTTGGTAAGTGTGCTGAGGAAAGCTCTAATGCATGGAATAATGCGGGGACAGGGCATTCTGCATTATGTGAACTGAATTATACAAGCGAGCGTCCAGATGGCACGATGGATATCACAAAAGCGATTAAAATTAATGAGCAATTCCAAGTGTCTAAACAATTTTGGTCATACCTTGTTAGAAATGGTCAATTACCAGAGCCAGAAGCCTTTATTCGTTCAGTGCCACATATGAGTTTTGTGATGGGGACAGAAAATGTGCAGTTTTTAAAGAACCGTGTTAAAGCTTTACAAGAAAATGTATTATTCAGTGGCATGGATATTTCTGATGATCCGGAGACGCTAAAGCGATGGGTGCCATTAATTATGGAAGGGCGTCAAAATACAACAACACCTATTGCAGCAACACGTGATAATTCAGGAACGGATGTCAACTTCGGTGACTTAACATCACAACTTTTATCACAGCTGGAAGCACGTGGGGGGGCTGTTCACTACGAACATGAAGTATTAGACTTAAAACAGCATAAAGATAAGACGTGGACGGTAAAAATACGAGATATTCAAGCGGACAAAGTATTTACGGTAGTATCTCGGTTTGTCTTTATTGGTGCTGGAGGTGCCAGTCTGCCATTATTGCAAAAAACAGGTATTCCTGAGTCTAAACATATCGGTGGTTTCCCAGTGAGTGGATTATTTTTAGTATGTAAAAACCCAGATGTCATTGCGAAACATCATGCTAAAGTATATGGTAAAGCAAAAGTAGGTGCACCGCCAATGTCTGTGCCACATTTGGATACACGTTATATTGATGGAGAGCGTACGTTGCTCTTTGGTCCATTTGCTGGATTTTCTCCAAAGTTTTTAAAACAAGGTTCATACTTTGATCTTGTAAAGTCAGTTAAGCCGAATAATCTCGTAACCATGCTCGCTGCAGGTGCAAAAGAAATGGGTTTAACGAAATATTTAGTACAACAGTTGATGTTATCTAATGATGAGCGTATGGATGACTTGCGTGAATTTGTGCCAAATGCTAAAAATGAAGACTGGGAAGTTGTCGTTGCGGGACAGCGTGTACAAGTCATTAAAGATACAGATGATAAAGGGAAAGGAACACTTCAATTTGGTACAGAAGTGATCACCTCTCAAGATGGTACGCTTGCAGCATTATTAGGTGCTTCGCCCGGCGCCTCAACAGCAGTAGCAGTAATGTTAGATATTTTACAACGTTCATTTGTTAACGACTTTCCAAAGTGGGAGTCACATATTAAGGAAATGATACCATCATTTGGTAAACAACTTACAGATGATCAAGAGTTATTTAAACAATTAAATGATGAAGTGTCTCAGTACTTGCATTTAGATAAAACGGGTACATTATTGAGTTAG
- a CDS encoding teicoplanin resistance protein VanZ encodes MKQCPYCKEHIKTKQHCTHCRRQVNSAVEPPNRDEPTHDTTKSIKKLIPLIILSFIIILLTILFLLLKNFNSPESQAKLLVNAVDNDDTSKVATLLSTKNNKVGRKEAGIYIAFIKDKMGMKQFGKKVNQAVSHLDEDRPVSYEVRTDKGQKVLRISKNGRRYLIFDNLSFQAPMKQAILKPNTKATYEFVADGAKKKVMGEQDQPIVLSEFIPGKYTIKATKTTSRGTYNGQLKFDTSSSDHDRVHVKEEFEEAHVKVSLKDSDSLDQDTLKIMINGETFDYKEHEAYGPFPLNKELTISAQGKVQNKVFKTHTQKIKTVEGKENNKVTVKFNDDAIKKYKEAQEKDTLNKITDFIEKYTSALNTAYKDKSMSAITPYILKDTEYYKVMKTRVRNQKAIDDQNVKVTDMNKTDRFYSVIVQTEEEGETKQAHYLLQGDDDGSNLKVVNYEQYE; translated from the coding sequence ATGAAACAATGCCCGTATTGCAAAGAACATATAAAAACGAAGCAACATTGTACACATTGTCGACGCCAAGTGAATAGTGCAGTTGAACCACCAAATCGAGATGAACCAACTCATGATACAACAAAATCTATAAAAAAATTAATCCCACTTATTATTTTAAGTTTTATTATTATTTTACTTACGATCTTATTTTTATTATTAAAGAACTTTAATTCGCCTGAATCACAAGCAAAGTTATTAGTTAATGCAGTTGATAATGATGATACATCAAAAGTTGCGACGTTATTAAGTACAAAAAATAACAAAGTTGGTCGTAAAGAAGCGGGGATTTATATTGCCTTTATTAAAGATAAAATGGGAATGAAACAATTCGGAAAGAAAGTCAATCAAGCCGTCTCTCACTTAGATGAAGATCGACCCGTTTCTTATGAAGTTAGGACAGATAAAGGTCAAAAAGTTTTACGCATTAGTAAAAATGGACGAAGATATTTGATATTCGATAATTTAAGCTTTCAAGCACCGATGAAACAAGCGATACTCAAGCCAAATACAAAAGCAACATATGAATTTGTAGCAGACGGTGCAAAGAAAAAAGTGATGGGTGAGCAAGATCAACCGATCGTTTTAAGTGAATTTATTCCTGGGAAATATACGATAAAAGCAACAAAAACAACATCACGTGGTACATACAATGGTCAACTGAAATTTGATACATCCTCTAGTGATCATGATAGAGTGCATGTTAAAGAAGAATTTGAAGAAGCACACGTAAAAGTCTCCCTAAAAGATAGTGATTCGTTAGATCAAGATACCTTAAAAATTATGATTAATGGAGAAACTTTTGATTATAAAGAGCATGAAGCTTACGGACCATTCCCACTTAATAAAGAGTTGACTATATCTGCACAAGGAAAAGTACAAAATAAAGTATTTAAAACCCATACGCAAAAGATTAAAACAGTAGAAGGTAAAGAAAATAATAAAGTAACAGTAAAGTTTAATGACGATGCGATAAAAAAATATAAAGAAGCACAAGAAAAAGATACATTGAATAAAATTACAGACTTTATTGAAAAATACACTTCCGCTTTGAATACAGCATATAAAGATAAGAGTATGTCTGCAATCACACCGTATATATTGAAAGATACGGAATATTATAAAGTGATGAAAACACGTGTGCGTAATCAGAAAGCAATAGATGATCAAAATGTTAAAGTTACTGATATGAATAAAACAGATCGCTTTTATTCCGTCATCGTACAAACTGAAGAAGAAGGGGAAACCAAGCAGGCGCATTATTTATTGCAGGGTGATGATGATGGTTCTAATTTAAAGGTAGTGAACTACGAACAATATGAATAA
- a CDS encoding glycosyltransferase family 4 protein, with protein MKSITFLMHNIYAVGGTVKTITNLANQLVQQGHTVKIISVFQSQREPYFELDRRVHVTSLVNYQFKVRNIIPLTANRIRKFTPLLKPNIISIHEPGRKQYSSYIEHKLIEAIQKDTSDVIVGTRASHNILIARFAHSQQYRVGMEHMNFTAYTEQYRNEIVHHYQNLDAITTLTALDQSHYAQVLTTTPIFVVSNMIDEKRYHMMKQRQIIAAGRFEYEKGFDLLIEAVYNIQEDLRDEGYTVQIFGEGREKEAIAQSISYLRLQDLIFIRPTTQHLSTFIAESQITCIPSRNEGFGMTILEAMNQGSIVVSFDGNVGPSSLIQHNINGFLVPYKDVSKLGQQLLDIIQNYNARTLKPIREAGYKTVSDHHPEHIYQQFRAMLDTFRNH; from the coding sequence ATGAAATCCATTACATTTTTAATGCACAACATTTATGCTGTTGGCGGCACAGTTAAAACGATTACAAACTTAGCAAACCAACTCGTCCAGCAAGGTCATACTGTAAAAATTATTTCTGTTTTCCAATCTCAACGTGAACCTTATTTCGAGTTAGATCGACGTGTACATGTAACGTCACTCGTTAACTATCAATTTAAAGTACGCAATATTATACCACTAACTGCCAATCGTATACGTAAGTTCACACCTTTATTAAAACCGAATATCATATCTATACATGAACCTGGGCGCAAGCAATATTCGAGTTATATTGAACACAAATTGATAGAAGCCATTCAAAAAGACACATCTGATGTCATCGTTGGTACAAGAGCGAGTCATAATATTTTAATTGCACGCTTTGCCCATTCACAACAATATCGCGTCGGTATGGAGCATATGAATTTTACAGCTTATACTGAACAATATCGCAATGAAATTGTACATCATTATCAAAATTTAGATGCCATCACAACATTAACTGCACTTGATCAATCACATTACGCACAAGTGCTTACTACAACACCTATATTTGTGGTTTCAAATATGATAGATGAAAAAAGATACCATATGATGAAGCAACGTCAAATCATTGCGGCAGGACGATTTGAATATGAAAAAGGATTTGACCTTCTAATCGAAGCGGTTTACAACATTCAAGAAGACTTACGTGATGAGGGGTATACTGTCCAAATCTTTGGAGAGGGACGAGAGAAAGAAGCCATCGCACAATCTATTAGTTATTTACGATTACAAGATTTAATTTTTATCCGTCCAACAACCCAACATTTAAGTACCTTTATTGCAGAAAGTCAGATCACTTGTATTCCCTCACGCAATGAAGGTTTTGGGATGACAATTTTAGAGGCGATGAATCAAGGAAGTATTGTCGTCAGCTTTGATGGTAATGTGGGGCCTTCCTCTCTCATCCAACACAATATAAATGGCTTTCTCGTACCTTACAAAGATGTCTCAAAGCTAGGACAACAGCTATTAGACATTATACAGAACTACAACGCACGCACTTTAAAACCAATTCGAGAAGCCGGCTACAAAACAGTATCAGATCACCATCCAGAACATATTTATCAACAATTTCGAGCCATGCTTGATACTTTTAGAAATCACTAA
- a CDS encoding response regulator transcription factor produces the protein MTIKCLIVDDDPEILTYVSSHITKEGYKAITQPNAEQALDYLSSQTVDIAIVDIMMDGMDGFTLCQTLKYDYEYPVIMLTARDALSDKERAFLAGTDDYVTKPFEGAELIFRIKAVLRRYQVQTSVEHTLGNVVINQSERMTKVGAKGLILPNKEFELLNLLVAYPQHVFEREALITRIWGFDYEGDERTIDVHIKRLRNKLKKLDANIQIETVRGIGYRVTTHA, from the coding sequence ATGACAATTAAGTGTCTTATTGTAGACGATGATCCTGAGATTTTGACGTATGTCTCATCGCATATTACAAAAGAGGGTTACAAAGCAATTACCCAACCAAATGCTGAACAAGCACTAGACTACCTTTCTTCACAAACCGTTGATATTGCTATTGTAGATATTATGATGGATGGAATGGATGGTTTTACGCTATGTCAAACTTTAAAATACGATTACGAGTATCCGGTGATTATGTTAACCGCAAGAGACGCACTAAGTGATAAGGAACGTGCGTTTTTAGCAGGAACAGATGACTACGTAACGAAACCTTTTGAAGGGGCTGAACTCATTTTTCGTATTAAAGCGGTCCTTCGTCGTTATCAAGTCCAAACTTCGGTTGAACATACACTTGGTAATGTTGTTATTAATCAAAGTGAACGCATGACAAAAGTAGGCGCAAAGGGGCTGATTCTCCCCAATAAAGAATTTGAACTGTTAAATCTGCTTGTTGCTTATCCTCAACATGTTTTCGAACGTGAAGCATTGATTACTAGAATATGGGGATTTGATTATGAAGGGGATGAACGAACAATTGATGTTCATATTAAGCGACTAAGAAACAAGTTAAAAAAGTTAGACGCAAATATTCAAATTGAAACCGTGCGTGGTATTGGGTATAGGGTGACGACTCATGCTTAA
- a CDS encoding HAMP domain-containing sensor histidine kinase translates to MLKSLYSRVALYTLSVMLVSALTSFLITNVYYHFVLKEQNDAKVMATLKRADAYKDVHDEDELVRYLTLLGDLNYQVISVDEKQQTRHYGSKFRKYNLNKQTIQHVLDGKDYHGIRQRPFNPVITGFFDNESRNTVGTRFQTTSGYYAIFIRPDIGYLLAEFRYFLIILLSLLILFSIGLVIWSTYTLVKPVQQLKVATERMMNGDFHTPITVTRSDEIGTLQRHFDTMRVALKQLDDMRQHFVQNVSHEIKTPLTHIHHLLTQLQEEPDNQQQAKYIQKIFQETHRLSQLTHQLLLLSEMDNDTHLQFNDTFQMDTMIQHILTNESYQIEQKSLSILYDLESITYTGNQRLLTQAIENIIRNAIKYTPSLGTIEINMHCKAHQMIIDVTDDGPGMDDVTLKQIFNRFYKSTAHTDSNGLGLAISQSIIKRHNGQITVKSTPHIGTTFTIALPL, encoded by the coding sequence ATGCTTAAATCTCTTTATTCACGTGTTGCTCTGTACACCCTTAGCGTTATGCTTGTGAGTGCATTGACAAGCTTCTTAATCACTAATGTATATTATCATTTTGTATTAAAAGAACAAAATGATGCCAAAGTTATGGCGACTTTAAAAAGAGCAGATGCTTATAAAGATGTTCACGATGAAGATGAACTTGTACGTTATTTAACATTGCTGGGGGATTTGAATTATCAAGTGATCTCAGTCGATGAAAAACAACAAACACGCCACTATGGTTCAAAATTTCGTAAATATAATTTAAACAAGCAAACCATTCAGCATGTCTTAGATGGCAAAGACTACCATGGTATTCGTCAACGTCCATTTAACCCTGTTATTACAGGTTTTTTCGATAATGAATCTCGCAATACAGTCGGTACACGGTTTCAAACAACATCAGGCTACTATGCTATATTTATACGTCCAGACATTGGTTACTTATTAGCAGAATTCCGATATTTTCTCATTATCTTACTATCGTTGCTTATCTTATTTTCAATTGGTCTTGTCATATGGTCAACTTATACACTCGTTAAGCCTGTTCAACAGCTCAAAGTCGCTACCGAACGCATGATGAACGGTGACTTCCATACACCTATTACCGTAACGCGTTCCGATGAGATTGGCACACTCCAGCGACATTTTGATACAATGCGTGTTGCACTGAAACAATTAGATGACATGCGTCAGCACTTTGTTCAAAATGTTTCACACGAGATTAAAACACCACTCACTCATATTCATCATTTACTCACTCAACTTCAAGAAGAGCCCGACAATCAACAACAAGCAAAATATATTCAAAAAATCTTTCAAGAAACACACCGGTTAAGTCAACTTACACACCAATTGTTACTCCTCTCTGAAATGGACAACGATACACATTTACAATTTAATGATACATTTCAAATGGATACAATGATTCAACACATTCTTACCAATGAGAGCTATCAAATTGAGCAGAAATCATTAAGTATTTTATATGATTTGGAATCAATCACATATACGGGTAACCAACGTTTACTCACTCAAGCTATCGAAAATATTATTCGTAATGCCATTAAATATACGCCTTCATTGGGTACAATAGAGATTAATATGCATTGTAAGGCACATCAAATGATAATTGACGTAACAGATGATGGACCTGGTATGGATGATGTTACACTCAAACAGATTTTTAACCGCTTTTATAAATCAACAGCTCATACTGATAGCAACGGACTCGGTCTTGCAATTTCTCAATCTATTATTAAACGTCATAATGGACAAATCACTGTAAAAAGTACACCACATATCGGTACTACCTTTACGATTGCATTGCCACTATAA
- a CDS encoding YdcF family protein codes for MTLLLFISTLLYPILLTTVKYVRCLTWVYMLFQILLILNMIIVTLADMLEQIPWLTLSLALLILTCLLLQNFDIFKAQYGKVFILRIVCYTYAVFSLGLGSYLIAHIVPAYIAILFHLLSNLSFVFLLSWPIYLFLSVHLKQTRPISMPQTLIVLGAGIWTEYVSPLLQARLDTARCLASQHTHWIVSGGQGADEPVSEAWAMRHYLITQGIPASLITMESHSTNTKENIRYSAPLIQYSKSCIIVTSDFHLLRALRLAQKEGVYAGGYGAPSPLQYRAKSYIRDYCGLLLHYALLWIVFCIIHLSLHLWLYL; via the coding sequence ATGACATTATTACTTTTTATATCGACATTATTATATCCCATTCTACTCACTACGGTAAAATATGTTCGTTGTCTAACTTGGGTATATATGCTTTTTCAAATTTTACTTATTTTGAATATGATTATTGTTACACTTGCCGATATGCTTGAACAAATACCTTGGTTGACATTAAGTCTAGCACTACTCATTCTAACTTGCCTTTTACTTCAAAATTTTGACATATTTAAAGCACAGTATGGAAAAGTATTTATATTACGCATTGTATGTTACACTTACGCAGTTTTTAGTCTAGGTCTAGGCAGTTATCTTATTGCCCATATTGTTCCTGCATATATTGCGATATTATTTCACTTGCTTTCCAATCTTTCATTCGTTTTTTTATTGTCTTGGCCAATCTATTTATTCCTTTCTGTACATTTAAAACAAACACGTCCTATTTCAATGCCTCAAACGCTTATCGTACTCGGAGCAGGCATATGGACAGAATATGTATCACCATTATTACAAGCACGACTTGATACTGCACGTTGTCTCGCCTCTCAACACACACATTGGATTGTCAGTGGTGGACAAGGTGCTGATGAGCCTGTTTCTGAAGCGTGGGCGATGCGACATTACCTTATCACTCAAGGTATTCCAGCGTCATTGATCACAATGGAGTCACACTCTACAAATACAAAAGAGAATATACGTTATAGCGCTCCCCTCATCCAATACAGTAAGTCTTGCATTATCGTAACAAGTGATTTTCATCTATTGCGGGCATTGCGTTTAGCACAAAAAGAAGGTGTCTACGCAGGTGGATATGGTGCACCTTCTCCACTCCAGTACCGTGCTAAATCTTATATCCGTGACTATTGTGGGCTATTACTACACTATGCATTACTTTGGATTGTTTTTTGCATCATTCATCTCTCTCTACACTTATGGCTATATCTATAA
- a CDS encoding ABC transporter permease, whose product MKLALDELKFYKFRYMLILLIVMLLASMVLFITGLAQGLARENVSLLNSFKAEYYIVESDAEQQLEKSKLTKEMQQAAEKITDVDPIQLALMTTKFDGQNEEIIYTNIRNDDKPPLSEGRYPKHSNEVILNHKLTGEGLNIGDRISVQDTKLKVVGFTKHTMHAHANVGLVTSQGLENITNHRMAVAAYPLDDKSESQIHNLKDIEGASVVSKDELKDAIPSYQAEQLPLNMMIVSLFVITAIVLTAFFYVMTIQKTSEIGILKAIGIKTSHLLAALILQIVSVTMLGVVVGILLVLGVSLILPITMPFVMTPIIVLSAVIIFMIVALVGALLSFIRVYKVDPIAAIGGGLA is encoded by the coding sequence ATGAAGTTAGCCTTAGATGAACTGAAATTTTACAAATTCAGATATATGTTAATCTTATTGATCGTTATGTTATTGGCGAGTATGGTGTTGTTTATTACAGGCTTAGCGCAAGGTTTAGCTCGAGAAAATGTCTCATTGTTAAATAGTTTTAAAGCGGAATACTATATCGTCGAATCAGATGCTGAGCAGCAATTAGAAAAGTCAAAACTTACGAAAGAGATGCAACAAGCTGCTGAAAAGATTACTGACGTTGATCCCATCCAACTTGCACTAATGACGACAAAATTTGATGGACAGAATGAAGAAATAATATACACCAATATACGAAATGATGATAAGCCACCATTATCAGAGGGACGATATCCTAAGCATAGCAATGAAGTGATATTAAATCATAAGTTGACAGGAGAAGGTCTAAATATAGGGGATCGTATTAGTGTTCAAGATACCAAGCTAAAGGTTGTTGGTTTTACAAAACATACTATGCATGCACATGCTAATGTTGGATTGGTGACATCACAAGGTCTTGAAAATATAACAAATCATCGTATGGCAGTAGCGGCCTATCCGTTAGATGATAAAAGTGAAAGTCAGATACACAACTTGAAAGATATAGAGGGTGCCTCAGTTGTTTCTAAAGACGAGTTGAAAGATGCCATACCAAGTTATCAAGCAGAGCAACTACCACTTAATATGATGATTGTCAGCTTATTTGTTATTACAGCAATAGTATTAACAGCATTTTTCTATGTCATGACAATTCAAAAAACATCTGAAATTGGTATTTTAAAAGCAATAGGTATTAAGACGTCACACTTGTTAGCTGCACTTATCTTACAAATTGTGAGTGTAACAATGCTCGGTGTCGTTGTAGGTATTTTATTAGTGTTAGGCGTATCACTGATTTTACCTATAACAATGCCTTTTGTGATGACACCTATAATTGTATTAAGTGCTGTTATTATTTTTATGATTGTCGCATTGGTTGGTGCGTTACTGTCATTTATCCGTGTGTATAAAGTTGATCCCATTGCAGCAATAGGAGGTGGACTTGCATGA
- a CDS encoding ABC transporter ATP-binding protein has product MSLEVKNLVKTFGQGEAQTKVLKGLNFNVKAGEFVILNGTSGSGKSTLLSILGGLLSPTQGEVILNDLALTNLLSKEQTHKRLNDIGFIFQASHLLPYLKVKDQLTTVGKEAGMSKKDALIRAEQLLKDIGLHHRLEAYPHMLSGGEKQRVAIMRAWMNQPKLLLADEPTASLDAQRATEVVEMIKKHIHRENIIGIMVTHDVRLFEYADRILYLDRGQLVQKPS; this is encoded by the coding sequence ATGAGTTTAGAAGTTAAAAATCTAGTGAAAACATTCGGACAGGGAGAAGCTCAAACAAAGGTTTTAAAAGGGTTAAATTTTAATGTAAAAGCTGGGGAATTTGTTATTTTAAATGGTACATCAGGTTCTGGGAAATCAACATTACTTTCTATTTTAGGGGGTCTATTATCTCCTACTCAAGGGGAAGTTATATTGAATGATTTAGCGTTAACAAATCTGTTGTCGAAAGAACAGACCCATAAAAGATTGAATGACATTGGTTTTATTTTTCAGGCTTCACATTTATTACCCTACTTGAAAGTCAAAGATCAATTGACAACAGTTGGCAAAGAGGCAGGTATGTCTAAAAAAGATGCTTTAATAAGAGCAGAGCAATTGTTGAAAGACATCGGATTGCACCATCGTTTAGAAGCTTATCCGCATATGCTATCTGGTGGTGAAAAACAACGTGTGGCGATTATGCGTGCATGGATGAATCAACCCAAACTCTTATTAGCAGATGAACCTACTGCAAGTTTGGACGCTCAACGTGCAACAGAAGTAGTAGAGATGATTAAAAAACATATTCATCGTGAAAATATTATAGGTATTATGGTTACACATGACGTCAGACTTTTTGAATATGCAGATCGTATATTATATTTAGATCGTGGTCAACTTGTTCAAAAGCCATCATAA
- a CDS encoding MarR family winged helix-turn-helix transcriptional regulator encodes MTNKVMMDQHIRFMGEFMTNMNALTASLLKDLREQYAISNEQSSVLLMLSHEKAMTLTEITLRQGVNKAAVSRRIKKLLDLSLVQWAYQGAGSDKRLKYVSLTEYGMEYVQASRHLIADLATEMLSDIPIDQIEETRVVLEKIDTRLKSQLKKL; translated from the coding sequence ATGACAAACAAAGTAATGATGGATCAACATATCCGTTTTATGGGTGAATTTATGACTAATATGAATGCATTGACTGCAAGTTTATTAAAAGACCTGCGTGAACAATATGCTATTTCTAATGAACAATCAAGTGTATTATTGATGCTATCCCATGAAAAGGCAATGACATTAACAGAGATTACTTTGAGGCAAGGTGTCAATAAAGCAGCAGTGAGTCGACGTATTAAAAAATTGCTCGACTTGTCACTTGTACAATGGGCATATCAAGGTGCAGGTTCTGATAAGAGATTAAAATATGTTTCTTTAACAGAATATGGTATGGAATATGTCCAAGCTTCACGACATTTGATTGCAGATTTAGCAACAGAGATGTTGTCTGATATCCCGATTGATCAAATTGAAGAAACACGCGTTGTTTTAGAAAAAATAGATACACGTCTTAAATCTCAATTAAAAAAATTATAG